From a region of the Hyalangium minutum genome:
- a CDS encoding flagellar motor protein → MRWIACMLGVVLLPWTVRAQGGVEDPPALSSTVAGRVCDDRDGDGRCAPDEPGLAGVRLVLATGSEVRTDAQGRYHLTGVDSRTPDRTGGVHLRPGRHRLRVDPRTLPPGSRPSPEAVTVEVPWGAVVLQDFAIRVRVESVRALAPPPAEAPPQAEIRDEGLAFVVTGQASPGDRVRVADTEAEVSADGIYRATVMLGPGENVLSITATSPGGTARFFRQRVDAVRRQGSWLIAPRAIEPQGVLRLPAGPEEEVPSGMASLRVEAPKGTRVRSPQGEVTVGPQGEAEVPVTLTPGRNTVALELERPGEAARKETLEIVAAARPFAVGLLDLEGAYSLGEGDFQLHGRGAAHVEAQLGQLQLLGEVDLRDTDFRALHSRDASSWLRPRLPERFERSLDPERAINEWGDNSVSLAPNASEGRLRLEARHEAFGRAGLGTYRALMAEGEVGRYYQPLFGPFAELRTEAGPVRVGVNAFAGSLSDPVRGLSSKPAHEELRATGGSLYFLGATAIAEGSELLRVELRDGLTGLPLAEQHLVRGKDYEIDYLAGRIFLARPLSFLAGGPWLRTDALTAAPEPVLVADYAALELSGSRDSAGGEAWAEWGGSRVSLSGVRERRAGAPYGLFSGRARSKLAGYTLEAEAARSSGLAISPEVFGVSDDGGITYLRPTRDLATGGDALGVRVHGPGPLGGGSVDAAFRWRDRGFSDGAHTETALFRQLSLRASQPVGAFRLTLLGDDRTTADPRLPFASTSISARTLGLGAAYEREDWSVRLELRDAWLRASELAGEGIALEGGRTSVGLQGRLRVHERVVLTAGHRQALLMRGAGLGSVDDSFASAGVDVQLDEDTTVGVRGGWGPELGPQVWANAAVRRGPEVFYGGYSADVDGPDFGAGRAVMGARTELDDGTSVFVEDVSAHDANAVRQARAVGFQQALFGGLQVGGRYERGVRHPLDLPSSLTRDSGGLFGQLVRERFRVDGRAELRRERGTPVRGAQVPVDRVQAVVALAAEALLREDLSLSGRVNFARTVGGEQLEERLLEGSAGAAWRPGPFLLVARYSVTRELLPGERGAFGDRALQVLSLLPAVRLGDRLAVAAGVHAGRSSLGGTAAWGVTGTLRPSVRVVGGLETAVEVARRTAASDGGALSSLRAEVGYRVDEGLRFAAGYTVLGFSGLGLSGETTDESNRLYLRAEIAY, encoded by the coding sequence GTGAGGTGGATCGCCTGCATGCTCGGCGTCGTGCTCCTGCCCTGGACCGTCCGGGCGCAGGGCGGGGTGGAGGATCCACCGGCGCTCTCGTCCACGGTGGCCGGGCGCGTGTGTGACGATCGCGATGGAGATGGGCGCTGCGCTCCGGACGAGCCGGGCCTGGCCGGGGTGCGGCTGGTGCTCGCCACGGGCAGCGAGGTGCGGACGGATGCGCAGGGGCGCTACCACCTCACGGGCGTGGACTCGCGCACCCCAGACCGGACGGGCGGCGTGCACCTGCGGCCGGGGCGCCACCGCCTGCGCGTGGATCCGCGTACCTTGCCGCCCGGGAGCAGGCCGAGCCCCGAGGCCGTCACGGTGGAGGTGCCCTGGGGCGCCGTGGTGCTGCAGGACTTCGCGATCCGCGTCCGCGTGGAGTCCGTGAGGGCTCTGGCACCCCCGCCCGCCGAGGCCCCTCCCCAGGCGGAGATCCGAGATGAGGGCCTCGCCTTCGTCGTGACGGGGCAGGCCTCGCCGGGCGATCGCGTGCGCGTTGCGGACACCGAGGCCGAGGTGTCCGCGGATGGAATCTACCGCGCGACCGTGATGCTCGGGCCCGGAGAGAACGTGCTCTCCATCACCGCGACCTCGCCGGGCGGAACAGCGCGCTTCTTCCGCCAGCGCGTCGATGCCGTACGGCGGCAGGGCAGTTGGCTCATCGCTCCCCGCGCCATCGAGCCTCAGGGCGTGCTGCGGCTGCCGGCCGGGCCCGAAGAGGAGGTGCCCAGCGGCATGGCCTCTCTGCGCGTGGAGGCTCCCAAGGGAACGCGCGTGCGCTCGCCTCAAGGTGAGGTAACGGTGGGGCCCCAGGGTGAGGCCGAAGTGCCGGTGACCCTCACGCCCGGGCGGAACACGGTGGCTCTCGAGCTGGAGCGGCCGGGTGAGGCGGCCCGGAAGGAGACGCTGGAGATCGTCGCCGCAGCACGGCCCTTCGCCGTGGGGTTACTGGATCTCGAGGGCGCATACTCGCTCGGCGAGGGGGACTTCCAGCTCCACGGGCGTGGCGCGGCCCATGTGGAGGCCCAGCTGGGTCAGCTTCAGCTGCTCGGTGAGGTGGACCTGCGCGACACGGACTTCCGGGCGCTCCACTCTCGGGATGCGTCGTCCTGGCTGCGGCCCCGCTTACCCGAGCGCTTCGAGCGCAGCCTGGACCCGGAGCGGGCCATCAACGAGTGGGGAGATAACTCCGTTTCCCTGGCGCCCAACGCCTCCGAGGGCCGTCTGCGCCTGGAGGCCCGGCATGAGGCGTTCGGGCGCGCGGGCCTCGGGACATACCGGGCCCTCATGGCCGAGGGCGAGGTGGGCCGCTACTACCAGCCTCTCTTTGGACCCTTCGCGGAGCTGAGGACGGAGGCGGGCCCCGTCCGCGTGGGCGTGAACGCGTTCGCGGGCAGCCTCTCGGATCCCGTGCGGGGCCTGTCCTCCAAGCCCGCCCACGAGGAGCTGCGGGCCACTGGCGGCAGCCTCTACTTCCTGGGCGCGACGGCCATCGCGGAGGGCTCCGAGTTGCTGCGCGTGGAGCTGCGGGACGGGCTCACCGGACTGCCCCTGGCCGAGCAGCACCTGGTGCGCGGCAAGGACTACGAGATCGATTACCTCGCGGGGCGCATCTTCCTGGCGCGGCCGCTGTCGTTCCTGGCGGGCGGCCCGTGGCTGCGCACCGATGCGCTGACGGCGGCTCCCGAGCCCGTGCTTGTCGCCGACTACGCCGCGCTCGAGCTGTCGGGCTCTCGGGACTCGGCCGGTGGCGAGGCTTGGGCGGAGTGGGGTGGTTCGCGCGTGTCTCTCTCTGGAGTGCGCGAGCGCCGCGCGGGGGCTCCTTATGGGCTCTTCTCTGGGCGGGCGCGGAGCAAGCTGGCGGGCTACACGCTGGAGGCCGAGGCGGCTCGCAGCTCCGGGCTGGCCATCTCGCCCGAGGTGTTCGGTGTCTCGGACGACGGCGGAATCACGTACCTGCGGCCCACGAGGGACCTGGCCACAGGCGGCGACGCGCTCGGTGTCCGGGTGCATGGCCCAGGGCCGCTTGGAGGCGGCTCGGTGGACGCGGCGTTCCGGTGGCGGGACCGTGGCTTCTCCGATGGCGCGCACACCGAGACCGCGCTCTTCCGGCAGCTCTCCCTGCGCGCCTCGCAGCCGGTGGGGGCTTTCCGCCTCACGCTGCTCGGGGATGATCGGACCACCGCGGATCCGCGCTTGCCGTTTGCTTCCACCTCCATCTCCGCGCGCACACTGGGTCTGGGCGCCGCGTACGAGCGCGAGGACTGGAGCGTCCGTCTGGAGCTGAGGGACGCGTGGCTCCGCGCCTCCGAGCTGGCAGGGGAGGGGATCGCGCTGGAGGGTGGACGGACCTCGGTGGGCCTCCAGGGGCGTTTGCGCGTGCACGAGCGCGTGGTGCTCACGGCGGGGCATCGGCAAGCGCTCCTGATGCGCGGCGCGGGGTTGGGCAGTGTGGATGACTCGTTTGCTTCGGCGGGCGTGGACGTGCAGCTGGACGAGGACACCACCGTGGGCGTCCGCGGCGGCTGGGGGCCGGAGCTGGGCCCGCAAGTCTGGGCGAACGCCGCCGTGCGCCGCGGGCCCGAGGTCTTCTATGGCGGCTACTCGGCGGACGTGGACGGTCCGGACTTCGGGGCGGGCCGCGCCGTCATGGGGGCTCGGACCGAGCTGGACGATGGGACGAGCGTCTTCGTGGAGGACGTCAGCGCGCACGATGCGAACGCGGTGCGGCAGGCCCGTGCGGTGGGCTTCCAGCAGGCCCTCTTCGGCGGGCTCCAGGTGGGGGGCCGCTACGAGCGCGGCGTCCGCCACCCGCTGGATCTGCCCTCTTCGCTGACGCGGGACAGCGGTGGGCTGTTCGGGCAGCTCGTGCGCGAGCGCTTCCGCGTGGACGGCCGGGCGGAGCTGCGCCGCGAGCGGGGCACGCCCGTGCGCGGGGCACAGGTGCCGGTGGATCGGGTGCAGGCGGTGGTGGCGCTCGCCGCCGAGGCGCTGCTGCGCGAGGACCTGAGCCTCTCCGGGCGCGTGAACTTCGCTCGCACTGTGGGTGGGGAACAGCTGGAGGAACGGCTGCTGGAGGGGTCGGCCGGCGCGGCATGGAGGCCCGGCCCGTTCCTCCTCGTGGCGCGCTACAGTGTCACCCGCGAGCTGCTCCCGGGGGAGCGGGGCGCCTTCGGCGATCGGGCCTTGCAGGTCCTCTCGTTGTTGCCGGCGGTCCGGCTCGGAGATCGGCTGGCGGTGGCGGCCGGGGTGCACGCGGGGCGCTCGAGCCTGGGCGGCACGGCGGCCTGGGGCGTGACGGGGACGTTGCGGCCCTCCGTGCGGGTGGTCGGGGGTCTGGAAACGGCGGTGGAGGTCGCACGGCGGACAGCGGCGAGTGACGGTGGCGCGCTGAGCTCGCTACGGGCCGAGGTGGGGTATCGGGTGGACGAAGGCCTGCGGTTCGCCGCAGGCTACACGGTGTTGGGTTTCAGCGGCCTCGGGCTGTCTGGAGAGACGACGGATGAGTCGAACCGGCTCTACCTCCGAGCAGAGATCGCCTACTGA
- a CDS encoding response regulator, producing MARLLIVEDNHELASLMVAAAQSRGHSAQAVHTGEEALVLLRPRAYDAAVVDLLLPDMRGSELLTALIPHGIPAIAISGVFKGDKLAREATSVYGARDFFSKPFKLDDLLDALEQKCGLPRTIAPPPPPPEAQEEEESILELMELLPEDEDKGEPPPERPKESLLPAAALSPPPPPREVTDNEVTQPHATALPPDAFLPEEEEEEQSSHRVALPTLGPDEALLAELAEAASSTQGEPQSPAASEPPVASASPEPAAAPEPTSAPEPESAPEPEPAPAEPEVLPFGEREKVWAKQKGQEAPAPARAGRRALPEWTLEGEIKEATIPRLLNAYYETRHHGELKLKQGQVLKVVYFEAGQPVYAASNLANERFARFCARRGLLSDSDLQAVAALSKEEGVRTGEAMMRLGLLDADKRRQLVEEQVKEIIWSTFAWSSGGYGFSSMRLQRTGLVKLSIFPGDLILEGVLKLETLVSLRQKMPRPRRLSPTAAPPYALHELKLTGPQAMLLAYADGSKTVEDLLTLTDLSERETLATLHGLELMGILQERREESSSKRRISFGL from the coding sequence ATGGCGCGACTGCTCATCGTCGAAGACAACCACGAACTCGCCTCCCTGATGGTGGCGGCCGCCCAGAGCCGAGGCCACTCGGCCCAGGCCGTCCACACGGGGGAGGAAGCGCTCGTGCTGCTCCGCCCCCGTGCCTACGACGCGGCCGTGGTGGACCTGCTCCTGCCGGACATGCGCGGCTCCGAGCTGCTCACCGCCCTCATCCCCCACGGCATCCCCGCCATCGCCATCAGCGGCGTGTTCAAGGGGGACAAGCTCGCCCGGGAGGCCACCAGCGTCTACGGGGCTCGGGACTTCTTCTCCAAGCCCTTCAAGCTGGACGACCTGCTGGACGCCCTCGAGCAGAAGTGCGGCCTGCCTCGGACAATAGCCCCGCCCCCTCCCCCGCCCGAGGCCCAGGAGGAAGAGGAGTCCATCCTCGAGCTCATGGAGCTGCTCCCGGAGGATGAGGACAAGGGCGAGCCCCCGCCCGAGCGCCCGAAGGAGAGCCTGCTCCCAGCCGCGGCATTGTCCCCGCCCCCTCCCCCGCGCGAGGTCACCGACAACGAGGTGACCCAGCCTCACGCGACCGCCCTGCCTCCGGACGCCTTCCTCCCTGAAGAGGAGGAGGAGGAGCAGTCCAGCCACCGTGTCGCCCTCCCCACGCTGGGCCCTGACGAGGCGCTCCTGGCCGAGCTGGCCGAGGCCGCCTCCTCGACTCAGGGTGAGCCCCAGTCCCCCGCTGCCAGCGAGCCCCCGGTGGCTTCGGCGTCCCCGGAGCCAGCCGCTGCGCCCGAGCCCACGTCCGCACCCGAGCCCGAGTCCGCACCCGAGCCCGAGCCAGCCCCCGCCGAGCCGGAGGTCCTGCCGTTCGGTGAGCGCGAGAAGGTGTGGGCCAAGCAGAAGGGCCAGGAGGCCCCGGCCCCAGCCCGCGCGGGCCGCCGCGCCCTGCCGGAGTGGACGCTCGAGGGAGAGATCAAGGAGGCCACGATCCCTCGGCTCCTGAACGCGTACTACGAGACGCGCCACCACGGGGAGCTGAAGCTCAAGCAGGGACAGGTCCTCAAGGTCGTCTACTTCGAAGCGGGCCAGCCCGTGTACGCCGCCTCCAACCTCGCCAACGAGCGCTTCGCCCGCTTCTGCGCGCGCCGGGGCTTGCTCTCCGACAGCGATCTGCAGGCCGTGGCGGCGCTCTCGAAGGAGGAGGGCGTGCGCACCGGGGAGGCGATGATGCGCCTGGGGCTCCTGGACGCGGACAAGCGCCGTCAGCTCGTCGAGGAGCAGGTGAAGGAGATCATCTGGTCCACCTTCGCGTGGAGCTCGGGGGGCTATGGCTTCAGCTCCATGCGGCTGCAGCGCACGGGGCTGGTGAAGCTGTCCATCTTCCCGGGCGATCTCATCCTCGAGGGCGTGCTCAAGCTGGAGACGCTGGTGTCCCTGCGGCAGAAGATGCCGCGCCCGCGCCGGCTGTCACCCACGGCCGCTCCGCCCTACGCCCTGCACGAGCTGAAGCTGACAGGCCCCCAGGCGATGCTGCTGGCCTACGCGGACGGCTCCAAGACGGTCGAGGATCTGCTCACGCTCACGGATCTCTCGGAGCGCGAGACGCTCGCCACGCTGCACGGCCTGGAGCTGATGGGCATCCTCCAGGAGCGGCGCGAGGAGTCCAGCAGCAAGCGCCGCATCTCCTTCGGGCTCTGA
- a CDS encoding VOC family protein, producing MDVQGFHHVAIQARDVERVTAFYRDLLGLPELTRHHRPDGSLRSIWVGVPGGGFLAIEAVSGEPEPLPFRHERPGYLLLAFRIPRASRGVTVEALLRAGVPLEHETRWTVYVRDPEGNRVALSHHPED from the coding sequence ATGGACGTTCAGGGCTTCCACCATGTGGCCATTCAGGCGAGAGATGTGGAGCGGGTGACCGCCTTCTACCGGGACCTGTTAGGGCTCCCGGAGCTGACCCGGCACCACCGCCCGGACGGCTCCCTGCGGAGCATCTGGGTAGGTGTCCCCGGAGGTGGGTTTCTGGCCATCGAGGCCGTGTCCGGGGAGCCCGAGCCACTTCCCTTCCGCCACGAGCGGCCCGGCTACCTGCTGCTGGCCTTCCGCATCCCCCGGGCCTCCCGGGGGGTGACGGTGGAGGCGCTCCTCCGCGCGGGGGTGCCCCTGGAGCACGAGACGCGCTGGACCGTGTACGTCCGGGACCCGGAGGGCAACCGGGTGGCCCTCAGCCATCACCCGGAGGACTGA
- a CDS encoding general secretion pathway protein GspE, with protein MRLGELLIQEKLITPQALEEALEAQVVHGGRLGTNLLELGFISEKDLARMLGQLHGCAHSSGTMTPDAQALALVDLNDADNKDYLPMRADATRLSLAVINPRDFATLDALAFKTGKRVVPVVIPEFRMNQLLRRYCKAFRPLRAIDMNAIRPPKAAQEAAAGAQAKANKTAELISEDEFQSVYAQALTGGARSEFINELLEEEEEVITGEEVVAEEEEVITGEVLEEPAPAPAAPEEVYASLPPAPPERPTLPMWTLPAVMPSLEPAPAPSKPPVPDYPMPPVAPPVAAPVAPPVASPVAPFRPVPSEPSPPVPDIPFIPAHVPTPAETPARRPTAAFIPVPSDAAAPRAAPPVGALPPVAPIVPPVARPTIPPVPTQAKAPPVAASPGVAAPAKPGVAAPGKTVTRRPAALSAKPPPPKPLNFAEAQAQLSQSSDREDVATTVLRYAVGRWRRCLLLSVQGSLVTGWHGMGRGVRDAAIRRIGVALREGNTFRLVRDTRSHYIGPVRRDTAMNVFYRLLGADKRPEPPFPKTSVILPLLVRGKVVHLLYLDNGPDQLTTPDVGELLILAQSVARSYEAMIRRRKSA; from the coding sequence ATGCGCCTTGGGGAACTGCTCATCCAAGAGAAGCTCATCACGCCCCAGGCCCTGGAGGAGGCCCTGGAGGCGCAGGTCGTCCATGGCGGGCGCCTGGGGACGAACCTGCTGGAGCTCGGGTTCATCTCGGAGAAGGACCTGGCGCGCATGCTGGGGCAGCTGCACGGGTGTGCGCACTCCTCGGGGACGATGACCCCGGATGCCCAGGCGCTGGCCCTGGTGGACCTCAACGACGCGGACAACAAGGACTACCTGCCCATGCGGGCGGACGCGACGCGGCTGAGCCTGGCGGTCATCAACCCCCGGGACTTCGCGACGCTGGATGCGTTGGCGTTCAAGACGGGCAAGCGGGTGGTGCCCGTGGTCATCCCCGAGTTCCGGATGAACCAGTTGCTGCGCCGCTACTGCAAGGCGTTCCGGCCGCTGCGAGCCATCGACATGAACGCCATCCGGCCGCCCAAGGCGGCGCAGGAGGCGGCGGCGGGCGCTCAGGCCAAGGCCAATAAGACGGCGGAGCTCATCAGCGAGGATGAGTTCCAGTCCGTCTACGCCCAGGCGCTCACGGGCGGCGCTCGCTCCGAATTCATCAACGAGCTGCTCGAGGAGGAAGAGGAGGTCATCACCGGCGAGGAGGTTGTCGCCGAAGAGGAAGAGGTCATCACCGGAGAGGTACTGGAGGAGCCCGCGCCCGCGCCTGCGGCACCCGAAGAGGTGTACGCGTCGCTGCCGCCCGCTCCGCCCGAGCGGCCGACGCTTCCCATGTGGACGCTCCCGGCCGTCATGCCTTCACTGGAGCCGGCACCTGCCCCGAGCAAGCCCCCGGTTCCGGACTACCCGATGCCTCCGGTGGCGCCCCCTGTGGCCGCTCCGGTGGCTCCTCCCGTGGCCTCTCCCGTGGCGCCGTTCCGGCCCGTGCCCTCGGAGCCTTCGCCTCCCGTGCCGGACATCCCGTTCATCCCAGCGCACGTTCCCACGCCCGCGGAGACGCCCGCGCGCCGCCCCACAGCGGCCTTCATCCCGGTTCCCTCGGACGCTGCCGCGCCGCGCGCCGCGCCGCCGGTGGGAGCGCTGCCTCCCGTGGCGCCGATCGTTCCGCCCGTGGCTCGGCCCACGATTCCTCCTGTCCCCACTCAGGCCAAGGCTCCGCCCGTCGCGGCCAGCCCGGGTGTCGCCGCGCCTGCGAAGCCGGGTGTCGCCGCGCCAGGGAAGACGGTGACTCGGCGTCCTGCCGCGCTCTCGGCCAAGCCGCCGCCTCCGAAGCCGCTCAACTTCGCGGAGGCCCAGGCACAGCTCTCGCAGAGCTCGGACCGCGAGGACGTGGCGACGACGGTGCTGCGCTATGCCGTGGGCCGGTGGCGGCGGTGCCTGCTGCTGTCGGTGCAGGGCAGCCTGGTGACGGGCTGGCACGGCATGGGCCGAGGCGTCCGGGACGCCGCGATCCGCCGCATTGGCGTGGCGCTGCGCGAGGGCAACACCTTCCGGCTGGTGCGGGACACGCGCTCGCACTACATCGGGCCGGTCCGCCGGGACACGGCGATGAACGTCTTCTACCGGCTGCTCGGCGCGGACAAGCGGCCGGAGCCGCCGTTCCCGAAGACGTCCGTGATCCTCCCGCTGCTCGTGCGGGGCAAGGTCGTCCACCTGCTGTACCTTGACAACGGTCCAGACCAGCTCACCACGCCCGATGTGGGCGAGCTGCTCATCCTGGCGCAGAGCGTGGCCCGCTCGTACGAGGCCATGATCCGGCGCCGCAAGAGCGCCTGA
- a CDS encoding protein kinase domain-containing protein, producing the protein MSQVRYQPLGPLLSGEGSRAFLGLALEEGAAPTPVVLIWAPQEVAQDPELIDKLRRETNRAVVFDHPHILKVHGLTQLDQGLARVTEYADGETLRRVMEVTPKIPPPLAAKIVADAAVGIHYAHMAGNDDGTPLVHGDVRPETLIISFTGVCKVTGYGALGVAPRERGGRRVRNRRKYSAPEQLLGGRDAVNVQTDVFLLGLTLYELLTGKIPFKDAKDADTATLTEALPSLPLNVPRGLDAVVHKATAKRANERYPSALALREAIVEAMGDLPPQDVLMTFMNRLFPVNDEARSARSKVLEFGIAEAIKHSGALKPATGSAPTVAPAAPAPAPVAKAPSQPPASTPKPQAPAAPPPAGNSATARPATPPATPSAPPAPAAVPPPAAASAPTPQPPVAAPAGPVAPVPPPPAAKGSGSRFPVVAVIASLMLISVAAAVVVARDRIPLNIPGLGDLLNADPSQIVPPSTDPMAFADGGVPADAGVPELGADGGTDGGVDAGVEPTLELIVDPRVDAFLPDGGPLGRTPVIAPLTPGRYLLSLSNSALGIQTSRTVTVGPEGRTTVRIYLNKGFVNVHAPEGAVVQVDGRNVGKAPVEELDLYEGAHRLVVIVNGARWQKSFVVEPTQRVNFSVDFEDQEEGE; encoded by the coding sequence ATGAGCCAGGTTCGCTATCAACCGCTGGGCCCTCTGCTGTCGGGCGAGGGTTCTCGGGCCTTCTTGGGGTTGGCCCTCGAAGAGGGCGCTGCTCCAACTCCCGTGGTGCTCATCTGGGCGCCGCAGGAAGTGGCTCAGGATCCCGAGCTGATCGACAAGCTGCGAAGAGAGACGAACCGCGCGGTCGTCTTCGATCACCCTCACATCCTGAAAGTGCATGGCCTGACGCAGCTGGATCAGGGCCTGGCGCGCGTCACCGAGTACGCCGACGGCGAGACTTTGCGCCGGGTGATGGAGGTGACGCCGAAGATTCCGCCCCCGCTCGCCGCGAAGATCGTGGCGGACGCGGCCGTGGGCATCCACTACGCGCACATGGCCGGCAACGATGACGGTACGCCGCTGGTGCACGGAGACGTGCGTCCGGAGACTCTGATCATCTCGTTCACGGGCGTGTGCAAGGTGACGGGCTACGGCGCGCTGGGTGTGGCGCCTCGCGAGCGCGGGGGCCGCCGTGTGCGCAACCGGCGCAAGTACAGCGCTCCCGAGCAGCTGCTCGGCGGCCGCGATGCCGTCAATGTGCAGACGGACGTCTTCCTGCTGGGGCTCACGCTGTACGAGCTGCTCACGGGGAAGATCCCCTTCAAGGACGCGAAGGACGCGGACACGGCGACGCTGACGGAGGCGCTGCCCTCGCTGCCGCTGAATGTCCCGCGCGGGCTGGATGCGGTGGTGCACAAGGCCACTGCCAAGCGCGCCAATGAGCGCTACCCCTCGGCGCTCGCCCTGCGCGAGGCCATTGTCGAGGCCATGGGCGACCTGCCGCCTCAGGACGTCTTGATGACGTTCATGAACCGGCTCTTCCCGGTGAACGACGAGGCCCGCTCGGCGCGGAGCAAGGTGCTCGAGTTCGGGATCGCGGAGGCGATCAAGCACTCGGGTGCGTTGAAGCCCGCGACGGGCTCCGCGCCCACCGTGGCTCCTGCCGCTCCGGCCCCGGCGCCGGTGGCCAAGGCTCCGTCGCAGCCTCCGGCCAGCACGCCCAAGCCACAAGCCCCGGCCGCGCCTCCTCCGGCTGGGAACTCCGCGACTGCGCGTCCCGCGACGCCTCCCGCCACCCCCTCCGCGCCGCCGGCTCCTGCCGCGGTGCCCCCACCTGCCGCAGCGTCCGCTCCCACGCCTCAGCCGCCCGTGGCTGCGCCGGCTGGACCCGTGGCGCCCGTGCCACCACCTCCGGCGGCGAAGGGCTCCGGCTCGCGATTCCCGGTAGTGGCCGTGATCGCATCGCTGATGCTGATCTCGGTGGCGGCGGCCGTGGTCGTCGCGCGAGACAGGATCCCGCTGAACATCCCGGGCCTGGGAGATCTGCTGAACGCCGATCCCTCGCAGATCGTGCCCCCTTCCACGGACCCGATGGCGTTCGCGGATGGCGGCGTGCCCGCGGATGCGGGAGTGCCTGAGCTGGGTGCTGACGGAGGCACGGATGGCGGCGTGGATGCCGGGGTCGAGCCCACGCTGGAGCTGATCGTGGACCCGCGCGTGGACGCCTTCCTCCCGGATGGTGGACCGCTGGGGCGCACTCCGGTGATCGCGCCTCTGACGCCGGGACGGTACCTGCTGTCGCTGAGCAACTCGGCACTGGGCATCCAGACCTCGCGCACGGTGACCGTGGGGCCCGAGGGCCGCACCACCGTCCGCATCTACCTGAACAAGGGCTTCGTCAACGTGCATGCCCCCGAGGGCGCCGTGGTTCAGGTGGACGGGCGCAACGTGGGCAAGGCCCCCGTGGAAGAGCTGGATCTCTACGAGGGCGCGCACCGGCTCGTGGTCATCGTGAACGGCGCGCGCTGGCAGAAGTCCTTCGTGGTCGAACCCACCCAGCGCGTGAACTTCAGCGTCGACTTCGAGGACCAGGAAGAAGGCGAGTAG
- a CDS encoding trypsin-like peptidase domain-containing protein, protein MRLAGMKWWLLMTLMVASSAQADMARRRDAIVEVVQKVSPAVVYIGTEQDVESRFRGRRSFMEDFFGGGREQRRRVQGLGSGAIIDASGIIVTNDHVIRGASAIHVVLADGRTLEAEVLGSDSTNDLAVLRVSAKQPLPTAKLGTSADLMIGETVIAIGSPFGLAKTVTAGVVSATGRTFRAEDGTVYNDFLQTDAAINPGNSGGPLLNVDSEIIGINTAIFAGGQGIGFAIPADKVRRIVDELTRFGKVRPAWVGIDTVDLPVQVASQLGWDRSYGALVDNVEPGSPAEQAGVRRGDVVAEMGGSRINDSEDFDTRARGYPARSPFPLVLFRDGNLRTLQVTPVEFPPRLVESLAWERLGLKMKEARGGLTVSGVRPGSVAQEVGLELGDVVLRVNNQPTPDSESFREALLTARRGRSVLLLVRRGRYGYHITLPFQGQRL, encoded by the coding sequence ATGAGGCTCGCAGGTATGAAGTGGTGGTTGCTGATGACGTTGATGGTGGCCTCCAGCGCGCAAGCGGACATGGCCCGGCGCCGTGACGCCATCGTCGAGGTGGTCCAGAAAGTCTCTCCCGCGGTCGTCTACATCGGCACGGAGCAGGACGTGGAGTCTCGCTTCCGGGGCCGGCGCTCGTTCATGGAGGACTTCTTCGGAGGCGGCCGCGAGCAGCGGCGGCGGGTGCAGGGGCTGGGCAGCGGGGCGATCATCGACGCCTCGGGCATCATCGTCACGAATGATCATGTGATTCGCGGGGCCTCGGCGATCCACGTGGTGCTGGCGGATGGGCGCACGCTAGAGGCGGAGGTGCTGGGCAGCGACTCGACGAACGATCTGGCGGTGCTGCGCGTGAGCGCCAAGCAGCCGCTGCCCACGGCAAAGCTGGGCACGAGCGCGGATCTGATGATCGGCGAGACGGTGATTGCCATTGGCAGCCCGTTTGGCCTGGCGAAGACGGTGACAGCGGGCGTGGTGTCCGCCACGGGGCGCACGTTCCGCGCCGAGGACGGCACCGTCTACAACGACTTCTTGCAGACGGACGCGGCGATCAACCCGGGCAACTCGGGCGGCCCGCTGCTCAACGTGGACAGCGAGATCATCGGCATCAACACGGCGATCTTCGCGGGTGGGCAAGGCATTGGCTTCGCGATCCCCGCGGACAAGGTGCGGCGCATCGTCGACGAGCTGACCCGCTTCGGGAAGGTGCGCCCGGCGTGGGTGGGCATCGACACGGTGGATCTGCCGGTGCAAGTCGCCTCGCAGCTGGGCTGGGATCGCTCGTACGGGGCCCTGGTGGACAACGTAGAGCCTGGCAGCCCGGCCGAGCAGGCAGGAGTCCGCCGAGGGGACGTGGTGGCGGAGATGGGCGGCTCGCGCATCAATGACTCGGAGGACTTCGACACGCGCGCGCGTGGCTACCCGGCCCGCTCTCCATTCCCACTGGTGCTCTTCCGGGATGGAAACCTGCGCACACTCCAGGTGACGCCCGTGGAGTTTCCCCCTCGGCTGGTCGAGTCCCTGGCCTGGGAAAGGTTGGGACTGAAAATGAAAGAGGCCCGGGGCGGGTTGACCGTCTCGGGCGTGCGGCCGGGCTCCGTAGCCCAGGAAGTAGGGTTGGAGCTAGGGGACGTGGTGCTGAGGGTAAACAACCAGCCAACCCCTGACTCGGAGAGCTTCCGAGAGGCCCTGCTGACGGCGAGACGGGGGCGTAGCGTCTTGTTGCTCGTACGCCGAGGGCGGTATGGGTATCACATCACCCTCCCGTTCCAAGGCCAACGCCTTTAG